One stretch of Poecilia reticulata strain Guanapo linkage group LG21, Guppy_female_1.0+MT, whole genome shotgun sequence DNA includes these proteins:
- the cpsf2 gene encoding cleavage and polyadenylation specificity factor subunit 2, with amino-acid sequence MTSIIKLTAVSGVQEESALCYLLQVDEFRFLLDCGWDENFSMDIIDAMKRYVHQVDAVLLSHPDPIHLGALPYAVGKLGLNCTIYATIPVYKMGQMFMYDLYQSRNNSEDFTLFTLDDVDSAFDKIQQLKYSQIVNLKGKGHGLSITPLPAGHMIGGTIWKIVKDGEEEIVYAVDFNHKREIHLNGCTLESISRPSLLITDSFNAAYVQPRRKQRDEQLLTNVMETLRGNGNVLIAVDTAGRVLELAQLLDQIWRTKDAGLGVYPLALLNNVSYNVVEFSKSQVEWMSDKLMRCFEDKRNNPFQFRHLNLCHSLADLARVPSPKVVLCSQPDLESGFSRELFTQWCQNAKNSIILTYRTTPGTLARYLIDNPGEKMLDLEVRKRVKLEGKELDEYVEKEKVKKEAAKKMEQAKEVDVDSSDESDMEDDLDQPAAVKTKHHDLMMKGEGSRKGSFFKQAKKSYPMFPVHEERIKWDEYGEIIRIEDFLVPELQATEEEKNKLESGLTNGDEPMDQDLSVVPTKCVSSVENFEIKARVTYIDYEGRSDGDSIKKIINQMKPRQLVIVHGPPEASLDLAESCKAFSKDIKVYTPKLQETVDATSETHIYQVRLKDSLVSSLQFCKAKDTELAWIDGVLDMRVAKVDTGVMLEEGVKEETEDSEVPMDTEPELGIDHNATAVAAQRAMKNLFGEDEKEMSEESDVIPTLEPLPLTEISGHQSVFINEPRLSDFKQVLLREGIQAEFVGGVLVCNNVVAVRRTEPGRIGLEGCLCDDYYKIRELLYQQYAVV; translated from the exons ATATGTTCACCAGGTTGATGCAGTCCTGCTGTCTCACCCTGACCCCATTCACCTGGGAGCCCTGCCCTACGCTGTGGGCAAACTGGGTCTGAACTGCACCATCTACGCCACCATTCCTGTCTACAAAATGGGTCAGATGTTCATGTATGATCTATATCAG TCGAGAAACAACAGTGAAGATTTCACGCTCTTCACCCTGGATGACGTGGACAGTGCTTTTGATAAAATCCAGCAGCTGAAATACTCACAGATTGTCAATCTGAAAG GAAAGGGGCACGGTCTGTCGATCACTCCTCTCCCAGCCGGACACATGATCGGAGGCACCATTTGGAAAATTGTCAAGGACGGGGAGGAGGAAATAGTTTATGCAGTGGACTTCAATCATAAGAGAGAAAT CCACCTTAACGGCTGCACACTGGAGAGCATTAGTCGACCGTCTTTACTCATTACAGATTCCTTCAATGCTGCTTATGTACAGCCACGCCGCAAACAAAGAGACGAGCAGCTGCTTA CGAACGTAATGGAGACCCTCCGTGGTAATGGTAATGTCCTTATTGCCGTGGATACGGCCGGCCGCGTGCTGGAGCTGGCACAGCTCCTCGACCAAATTTGGAGGACGAAGGACGCTGGGCTCGGCGTTTACCCGCTAGCGCTGCTCAACAACGTCAGCTACAATGTGGTGGAGTTCTCCAAGTCCCAG GTGGAATGGATGAGTGACAAACTCATGAGGTGTTTTGAGGACAAAAGGAACAATCCGTTCCAGTTCCGACACTTGAACCTTTGCCACAGTCTGGCAGACCTGGCCCGGGTACCCAGCCCCAAGGTGGTGCTTTGCAGCCAACCGGACCTTGAGTCTGGCTTCTCCAGGGAGCTCTTCACCCAGTGGTgccaaaatgctaaaaattCCATCATCCTTACCTACCGCACCACGCCTGGCACCCTGGCCCGCTATCTCATCGACAATCCTGGAGAAAAGATGCTGGATTTGGAG GTCAGGAAACGAGTAAAACTGGAAGGGAAGGAGCTGGACGAGTATGTTGAAAAGGAGAAAGTAAAGAAGGAAGCGGCTAAAAAAATGGAACAAGCCAAAGA GGTGGATGTGGATTCGAGCGATGAGAGCGACATGGAAGACGATCTGGATCAGCCGGCTGCGGTGAAAACCAAGCATCATGACCTGATGATGAAGGGCGAGGGGAGCCGCAAAGGAAGTTTCTTCAAACAGGCCAAAAAGTCATACCCCATGTTCCCGGTGCACGAGGAGAGAATCAAATGGGACGAGTATGGAGAAATCATCAG gatTGAAGACTTTTTGGTTCCTGAACTGCAAGCCACAGAAGAGGAGAAGAACAAACTGGAATCTGGGCTGACAAATGGCGACGAACCCATGGACCAGGATTTGTCTGTCGTTCCTACAAAATGTGTCTCAAGTGTTGagaattttgaaataaa AGCGAGGGTGACGTACATAGACTACGAAGGTCGCTCCGATGGCGACTCCATAAAGAAGATCATAAATCAGATGAAGCCCAGACAGCTTGTGATCGTTCACGGGCCACCAGAAGCAAGTCTAGACCTGGCCGAGTCCTGCAAGGCTTTCAGCAAAGACATCAAAGTTTACACACCCAAACTGCAGGAGACTGTGGACGCCACCAGCGAGACGCACATCTACCAG GTGCGGCTGAAAGATTCCCTGGTGAGCTCTCTGCAGTTCTGCAAGGCCAAAGACACGGAGCTGGCCTGGATCGACGGCGTGCTGGACATGCGCGTGGCCAAGGTGGACACTGGCGTGATGCTGGAGGAGGGCGTGAAAGAGGAGACGGAGGACAGCGAGGTTCCCATGGACACCGAACCCGAGCTTGGCATCGACCACAACGCCACGGCCGTGGCGGCGCAGCGCGCCATGAAGAACCTGTTTGGAGAGGACGAGAAGGAGATGTCGGAGGAGAGCGACGTCATTCCCACTCTGGAGCCGCTGCCTCTCACTGAG ATTTCAGGCCATCAGTCTGTGTTCATCAACGAGCCTCGGCTGTCTGACTTCAAGCAGGTCTTGCTGAGAGAGGGCATCCAGGCTGAATTTGTGGGTGGAGTTCTGGTGTGCAACAATGTGGTGGCCGTCCGCAGG ACGGAGCCTGGACGCATCGGCCTAGAAGGCTGCCTGTGTGACGACTACTATAAGATCCGGGAGCTGCTGTATCAGCAGTACGCTGTTgtgtag